The nucleotide window ATTATTGTGGCAATCGTAGCGACGTTACTAAAATTTATAGCCCCCGGCGGAAATATTTATTTAGCTTTAGATGCGGTAGCTTTTGGGGCTTGGTTCACATGGGCATGGCTAGAATTGTTCGAGGGAGTTAACTATTTTCGACGAACTTTAGGATTAGCTGCTCTGCTGTTTATCATTGCCTCAAGACTTCAGTGGTAAATTAATATCATTTTACCCTGATGGCTGCTACAAAAAATATTTGTATTTGCCCCCCTTAAAAAGGCAGGGCTATTTCATATTTATCAATTCCTCCAACCTGTGATGAAGCCGGCGATGTGTCCTATTTTGTGGAGGATGGTGGTGAGGAGGTCGTATTTACCATAAGCAGGGGAGTTAGGAGCGGCGATAGGATAAGTTGCATACAGATAGCGATTTTGAAAGAAAATTATCTGGACTAAATCGATAAAATTAGCTAAAATCAATCTAGCACTAAATTCAATAATTTTGGCAATTTAAAAGTTTTAAAGTGACCAGTATTTGTGAAAACAGATAGTATTTTTTATCAAATTTTCTTACAATTTCCCACAAGCTTTTTTGACTTAATTGGTGAGTCTTCAGCCCAAGTCGAGAATTATCAATTTACCTCACGGGAAGTTAAACAACTCTCGTTTCGGCTGGATGGGTTATTTCTACCTACAGTAGAAGAAGCTAATTTACCTTTGTACCTAGTAGAGGTTCAATTTCAACCCGACCCAGAGTTTTATTATCGTTTATTCTCAGAGTTTTTTCTGTTTCTGAAGCAGTATAAACCGCCGTATCCTTGGCAAATAGTTGTCATTTATTCTAGTCGCCAAGTAGAGCGAGAACAGTCTATCCATTTTGGGGATTTTCTGGCTTTATCGAGGGTCAGGAGAGTTTATTTAGATGAGTTAGGAGAAGTAGCCGATAGCACTCTAGGCATCGGTGTAATCCAATTAGTAGTAGAATCAGAGGAAGAATCCGTCCCCAAAGCTAAAGCTTTAATAGAGCAAACGAAAAATCAATTATCCGATGAAACAATTCAGAAAAACTTAATAGATTTAATTGAAAGTATTATTGTTTACAAATTTCCGTTAAAAACAAGGGAGGAAATAGAAGCCATGTTCAATCTAAGCGATTTAAAACAAACCAAAGTTTATCAAGAAGCTTTAGCTGAAGGCGAAGGGATAGGAGAACAACGAGGAGAAGCCAACTTAGTCCTACGTCTGCTCAACCGTCGTCTCGGTCAAATTTCCCCGACTTTGACTGAACAAATTAGAGGGCTATCGGTTGAGCAACTAGAGAATTTAGGAGAAGCTTTACTAGATTTTAGAACATCGGAAGATTTAAAACAGTGGTTGGCACAAAACACTTAAGTTATGAGTCTTTAGGAGGGAAAATTAATTTAGCTCAAAGTATTAATTTGCTCTAGAGATAATCCTGTTAGTCTTGCGACTTGTTCTATACTCATTCCCTCCTGAAGTAAATTTATAACAGTTTGTTGTAAGTATAATTGGGATTGTTGGGCGCGTTGTTGTTCTTGATCCGCCCGTTGTTGTTCTTGGTCAGCCCGTTGTTTTTGATATTCTTCAGGGGTGAGTAATATTTCCCCCTCTAAATTAGCCCAACGTAACCAAATTGTCTCCACTCCTTTATAAATTCCTGACCATCTTTGCAGGGCTAATCCTAATCTTTGGCTAACCAGTTGATTGAATTGATTTAATTCTAGGGATTGATAAATTCCATTTTGGAGAGAAAACCCCGCCCAATCATCAGGATTAAAAGGATCAAACCAATAATATTCCGGAATCCGTAATTGATTTTGATAAATTAATTTTTTATGAGTTTTATCCTGATTGGCGGTACTTTCAGATAATAATTCAATGATGACATCTGGCGCTTTTCCCTGTTCCCAGACAACCCAACTTTTTCTCTCTCCTTTGGGGACATCAATCACGGCAAAAAAGTCTGGCCCTAAAAAGTCTTGGTTACGAAGTTGAGCCATACTAAAGTATAAAAACATATTGCCCCCGACGTAACCATTATCCCGTTGTTCTAACCACAATAACAACCCATCCATCAGTAAATCTAATTGCAGTTTATGGCGCTGAGTTTCCATAGGAACACCGTCATCACAGGGGAGATCATCTTGAGTCGGGAGTGAGACTAGATCGAGTTTAGCTTGCATAGTCGAGCTACCCTTTGAATAATATTTTTATCTTAATAAAAAAAGCGATTAAAAGCTCGGTTTAAACTAGCTCTTAACCCCTTTTTGAGAAAAATTACAGTTTATTTTTTATGGACTAAAAACGTCTTTGATGTTATCTATAGTACGTTCAACGGCATTAACATTGTCGTCGATCGCTTTCTGAGTTCGAGCCGCATCTTCATTAGCTCTCTTCTCGATGCGGGCTGCATCTCTTTGTGCTTTACGTTGAATAAAGCTATCATCGTCAGTTGCTCTCTCAACTCGGTTAGCGTTTTTGTTAGCAGTTTCTTTGACTTTCTCTGCTGCATCGCGCACAAAGTTTTTGTTGTCCCGTTGAATCTCATCCCCTGTATCTGTTGTGGCAATAACAAGTGTGTCAGGGGCAGCCATTGCAGAGGTGCTGTCATTGAATGTGCCACCCCAAAGGGCTGCGATCGCCGCGACACAAACTATTAGTGCAACTGACCAACGTTTTAGAGTAGGAAGCAATTTAGTCATTGATTTCATAGAAACAGTGTTTACTTTTATTAGCTATCTTCACTTCTACTCGATTTAGTTTGCCGGACAAATAACCTTCCGATAGAGTCCATAAGGCATAGATCCTCTGAAATAACAACCGTTAATCAAAAAACTTAATTATATTAGCAATCTATTAATGTTTTTTAAACATCTTTATCCATCCATCTTCAAGCAACGTATAAAGTACAGGAACAACAATTAAACTTAGTAAAGAAGAAGTAATTAATCCCCCTATAATAGCGACTGCCATCGGTTGACGTAATTCAGCACCAGCACCCCATCCTAACGCTAAGGGTAACATTCCTAAAATTGTCGAAGCTGTTGTCATCATAATCGGTCGTAATCTTACTGCACCCGTTTCAAGAATTGCCTCTTCTCTTGATTTACCTGCTTGACGAAGTTGGTTAATATAATCCAACAATAAAACCGCATTTTTATCTAATAAACCGACCAAAAAAATTAACCCAATTAAGGAAATAACTCCAAAGTCACTTTGAGTAATTAAAAGTCCTAACATTGCCCCGACAATTGACAGAGGTAACGATAAAATAATCACGATCGGTTCTAAAATTCTGCCAAATGATACAATTAATACGACCAGCATTAAAATAATTGATAATGCTAGGGTTCTCCCAAAAGTCATTAACACATCATTACTTTGAGCCGAACTTCCCCACCGTTGTAAAGTAATATCTGGCGGTAAAATGGGTTTAGCTGCTCTTTCTATCTCTTTCGCTGCATCTTCTAGTCCTACTTTAGAAGAAGCAAGATTAGCACTCAAATAAATGACGGGTTGACCACCGAGACGTTCCAGTTTATAGGTATTTTCCCCTTCATCATCTTGATTAGATAGGGCAACATCTTTTAATCTAGGGAAATCTTGAACGCGAGTTTTTAAGGTTTGAGCAAAGTCTTTTAAAGTGATTAAATTATTACCTTTAATAGCAATTTGTAGCGGTTTTTCTGCTTCAGTTTGAATAAAAGGAATGTCTTCAACACTAAAGGTAACTCTTTTAAGTTTAGGTAATTTTTCACGAACTAAAGTTTTAACTTCATCGGTTGTCAGTTGTCTATCATGTTTTAAATTAACATAAATTTTCCCTTTAGTCGGTTCACCTTGAACACCGGCAACAGTGTAATAAGATTCTATCTCTGGGATATCTTGCAGAATGGTTTCAAATTCCTTGCCAACTCGAATGGTTTTTCTCAGTAAAAAGGTTTGAGGAGAGTTAGCGAGTTGAGAAATCCAATCAAAAGCACCAGTTTGTCCAGAAGGAGGGGTTACAGTTGGAGGTTGAGGAGAGTCTAATGTTAGTAATCTTTTGGGTAAAGGAGAGGTATAAACAATATTAAATTCTCCTCGATTAAGATTAGGAATAAATCCTTTAGGAATTAAGGGAATTAAAGCGACACCAATAATAAAGCTAATTAAAGCAATTACCATTACAATCCGACGGTGATGTAATGACCAATCTAATAAGTTCTGATAGGAAGAAATCAGAGGAAATTCTCTCTGATTCTGATTTTGTTTTCGTTGTTTTCTGGGTTTTAACCAACGACTAGCTAAAACCGGGGATAAGGTTCGAGCTACTAATAAAGAAAATAAAACGGCGGCGGACACTGTTAACCCAAAAGGTTTAAAAAATTTGCCTACTCCTCCTCCCATAAAAGCGACAGGAATAAACACCGCAGCGATAGTTAAGGTAGAAGCTGTTACGGCTAAACCTATTTCTTCAGTGCCTTTAAGGGCTGCTTGTTTAGGAGTTTCCCCTTGATCAATATGACGGGCAATATTTTCTACATCGACAATTCCATCATCAACAACTATACCAATAACTAATGCTAATGCCAACAGGGTAATTGTCTCTAAATTAAACCCAAAAATGGCCATAATAATACAGGTAGCTAGTAAAGAAATAGGAATAGCTAAAGCCGTAATAAAAGTCGCTCGAAAACTTTCTAAAAATGGAAAGATAACTAAAACGGCTAAAATGATTGCTAAGATTAAAGAATCAATGGTTGCTTGAGTTGCTTCTCGGATATATTCAGCTTGAGTTTCTGCTAAAGTTAAAGTCACATCAGGGAGTAGGGGTTGTAATTCTCCGATGGTTTTTTCAACTTGACTGACGACATCTAAAGTATTAGCGCGACTTTCTTTAATAACTTGAATAGCTAACCCTTCTTGACCATTAAAGCGTACCAAGGTCGGATATTTTTGGGTTAAAGGTGAAGAATTTTCTTCTTTGTCTTGGGGGTCAATTGAAGACCCATCTCCTAATAAATTGGCTTTTAAAACTCCGGGTAAGTCAGCCAATTTAGGAAGAATTTTTTGATTAGCTATGGCAGTTAAATCTTCTAGACTTTTATGGTCACTAACAACCGCATAACTAATAACCCCAGTTTCATTTAAATTAACGGCTATTACTTCATAGGTAGTTCCTTGGGGTAAAGACAGTTTATCGAGGGCTTTTTCTACTCTTTCTGAAGATTTAACTAAGGAAGTTCCCACATCAAAAAATACATTAACGATCGCTCGGCCTGGGTAGCTAGTAGAGGCAACATCTCGAAACCCTGAAATCGATTTTAAAGGCTGTTCAATGGGAATAGTTAGCTGGGTTTGGGTTTCTAGAACTGTTTCAAAGGGAGCTTGAGCATTGACGACAATAACTGGAAAAGTAATCTCTGGAAATAGGGCATATTTAAGAGAACTAAAAGCTAGAAGTCCGGCTATAGTAATGGCGATCCAAAACAAGATTGTAAAGCGAAAATGTTGGATCGCTAAACGGGAAATGTTAAAGCGTTCTCGTAAAGTTGGTTTACGGGAATCTTGATTCATTAGCGTTAAAATTACTCGTATAAAATTTGGTCAAAACAAGTTTCTCCCACCTCAGTTAAAGTGCGAGCGGCATTGCGATCATTTTGGGATTTAACCACTAATGCTCGAAATTGGGAAAAATTGTACTGAGATTGAAATTTGGCGATGGTACAATTACATAAATCTTCGGCAATATCTCCCGACAAGCCTTGTCCCCTTGCCTGTTGCATACACTGTTTGCGATAATCTTCAAAGGAAGAGGGCACAGCAGCGCTTTGAGTGGAGCGACCTCCGCTAGTTTGTTTGACCTCGGTGGCTAATAATGGACTGTTTGGCCAGGAAAACGAGAAAAATAATAGGCTGGTGAGCCATAATGTAGAGTGTTTTAAAACCGAAAAAGAATTAACTGTAGTCTTCATATTTTCCGCCATAGCTCGGCTATAAGACAATTTGAGGGTCTAATCAAGAGTGTTACTCGCCTATTATAACGTTGGTTTTATAGCCTCCATAGCTGTTTATCCGAAGTTAATAGACCTAGCTTCAAAAGATCCTGTTCCGCAGTTGAACCAATGGGATAAATTTTGTTATAATAGTTCGAGTCGATAAAATGGCGACATAGCCAAGTGGTAAGGCAGAGGTCTGCAAAACCTTTATCCCCCAGTTCGAATCTGGGTGTCGCCTCTTAAAGTGTACAGCAACGAATTATTTGTCATCGGTAACAAATTAATGTCGCTGTAACAAAATATTTGTCGTTTAAACAGGATATAGTAATCAAAGGGCAAAACTATCCACTGCCTCTACTGGATAACCCGGAATCAGTTGGGTGGTTTGTTCATTGCACAGATAAGCTCCCTCTTTACCTAATGTAATAATGACATTAGCTAGAGCAATTCTCAATTCGATGAGGTACAGAGTTCTGGGTTTTGAGGCAGGAGGCTCCGAGGCTCCGAGGCAGGTGTAAATGTACCTGATTAATGTGAGAAAGGCTCTACTCGTTTTTTGTGTAGGTGTTGAGCCGCCAAATGGGCTGTTTCGGGACTATTGACTTTAATACCGGTTAACATTTGGGCTTCTGTCTGATTGGGAGTGAGAATACTTATTTTTGATAATAAAGAGTCGGGGAGGGGGTAAGCAGGGGCAGGATTGAGAATAACAGTTTTTCCTAAGTTAGATGCCGTTTTAGCTGCCAATTCCACTGTTTGTAACGGAATTTCCAATTGAAGTAAAATAATTGTCGCCTGTTCTATGGGGTTCATAAGTACGAGAATCTCCCTTTCTCAAGAACGCCATATTAGCCCCAGAAGCCACAACAATTGTATTTTCTCGTTCCTCATCAACCGTAATTAACGCCACCCCCGACGGATAACGGGAGTCAATTAGAACATAATCGGTCAAAATTCCCTCATTTTTTAATCTAGAAATCGTTTGTTGTCCAAAAAGATCATCCCCCACTTTAGTTAACACCTATACCAGTAAATCACTTGAGGAGCTTTCAAAAATGACCCAACCAAGAGAGGATAATCTGCCTAAAATCCTCACGGACTTATGAGATTAAATTCCTCAAACCCTATTGTATTAAAGGGTTTGGAGGTATGGAGAATAGGAGACTCGAACCCCTGACCTCTGCGGTGCGATCGCAGCACTCTACCAACTGAGCTAATTCCCCCAGAATAAGACATACTTTTATCATTATAGTACACAAAACGTTTAAATAGCAGTTGATTTTTAAACCTAGAGCAAGGACTAACCAGAAAATCTATTAAATTAAAATAACCAGGATAAACAATAAAACGATTAAACTATTGAATATATTACTCCCAATTCATCCCTAGGGAAAATGTTGATTTTCGTCATTATTTGCAATTTTGTTCTGAGTACCCTTAATCTTTATATCGCCCTGCGGCTGTGGCGACTACGACGGACATTAAAAAGGATCACACGAACCTTAACCTTTGTAGAGCGCAGAATTGATACTATTTTTACACCCGCTCCTCAATTTGTGATTAAGGGACAACAGGGAACTCATGCTCTGAGACTATACTATCAACAATTAAGTTTTCAATTGGAACAGGTACAAAAATTAATTAGACTCATCAATTTAGGACTGAGAATTTGGCAACGGCAAGCCAGATTTAAAAAGTCTCAATCTTCTCCCTTAAAATTTAAATTATTCTAGCTGAAGATAGGTAAATTATTAGACAATCCTATTTTATAATTATATCTTAAAAAAGCATTATACTAATTTAATCATGACCGATCTCAAACAGCAAAAGTGTGAAGCCTGCGAAAGCAATGCTCCGAGTCTAACTGAAGCGGAAATTAAAGACTATAAACCTCAAATCCCGGATTGGAATCTGATCGAGGAAGAGGGAGAAAAGCGCCTACAGAAAGTTTTTAGCTTCCCTGACTTTAAAAGTGCGATCGCGTTTACCAATGCGGTTGGGGATGAAGCAGAAAAGCAAGGTCATCATCCCGCTTTATTAACAGAATGGGGAAAAGTAACCGTGACTTGGTGGACTCATGCGATCAACGGACTCCATAAAAATGATTTAATTATGGCCGTCAAAACCGACGAAATTAAAAAATCTTACTGATCAGCATCTCCTGTAAACCAATCAGCAGCGAAGCATTCTCTAGGGACGAATAAACCTTTGATCGCGGTGAGAATAAGAAAGGGATCAACAAGAGACAATCCGTCAAAAATCAGATGCTTCGCTATTCATAAGAATATATATTTATGAGAATATATAAAATATATTCTTGGAAATTTTAGTTATGATACAGATTCAAACTGGCCGTAACAGCAATTATTTTGGGTTAAAACGTTTAATTATCCCTGTGTTATCTTTCCTGTTCGCGTTTGGGTTATTGATCACACCCGCTCAGGCGACAGGAATTTATGATTTACCGGTTTTAGGTTCTGGTTCATCGACTTGGTTAGTAGATCAGGCCGATGTGATTAGTTTGGCCAATGAAGGCAAAATTAACAATCAATTAAAAAAACTGGCTAAACAAACCGATAATGAAGTCCGAATGGTGATTATCTCTCGTTTGAACTTCGACGAAACGATCGATAATTTTACCGATCAGTTATTTGAGCGTTGGTATCCTACCCCGTCTGAACAAGTGAACCAAACTCTTTTAGTGATTGATACCCTTTCTCATAATGTTGGTCTCCGTCGAGGGGAAAAGGTTAAATCTCTGCTGGGGGATGATATTGTCGAAAGTGTAATTTCCCAAACCGTTGCTTATCCTTTACGGGATGCAAAATATAATCAAGCCATGATGGATGCAAGCGATCGCTTAGTTGCCGTTTTATCCGCTCAACCGGATCCAGGCCCGC belongs to Gloeothece citriformis PCC 7424 and includes:
- a CDS encoding PfkB family carbohydrate kinase, whose protein sequence is MLTKVGDDLFGQQTISRLKNEGILTDYVLIDSRYPSGVALITVDEERENTIVVASGANMAFLRKGDSRTYEPHRTGDNYFTSIGNSVTNSGIGS
- a CDS encoding PfkB family carbohydrate kinase, whose protein sequence is MELAAKTASNLGKTVILNPAPAYPLPDSLLSKISILTPNQTEAQMLTGIKVNSPETAHLAAQHLHKKRVEPFSH
- a CDS encoding Rpn family recombination-promoting nuclease/putative transposase; protein product: MKTDSIFYQIFLQFPTSFFDLIGESSAQVENYQFTSREVKQLSFRLDGLFLPTVEEANLPLYLVEVQFQPDPEFYYRLFSEFFLFLKQYKPPYPWQIVVIYSSRQVEREQSIHFGDFLALSRVRRVYLDELGEVADSTLGIGVIQLVVESEEESVPKAKALIEQTKNQLSDETIQKNLIDLIESIIVYKFPLKTREEIEAMFNLSDLKQTKVYQEALAEGEGIGEQRGEANLVLRLLNRRLGQISPTLTEQIRGLSVEQLENLGEALLDFRTSEDLKQWLAQNT
- a CDS encoding 4a-hydroxytetrahydrobiopterin dehydratase translates to MTDLKQQKCEACESNAPSLTEAEIKDYKPQIPDWNLIEEEGEKRLQKVFSFPDFKSAIAFTNAVGDEAEKQGHHPALLTEWGKVTVTWWTHAINGLHKNDLIMAVKTDEIKKSY
- the psb32 gene encoding photosystem II repair protein Psb32, whose protein sequence is MIQIQTGRNSNYFGLKRLIIPVLSFLFAFGLLITPAQATGIYDLPVLGSGSSTWLVDQADVISLANEGKINNQLKKLAKQTDNEVRMVIISRLNFDETIDNFTDQLFERWYPTPSEQVNQTLLVIDTLSHNVGLRRGEKVKSLLGDDIVESVISQTVAYPLRDAKYNQAMMDASDRLVAVLSAQPDPGPPQVEELNIESTFTSAEETDDFNSTIWVVVILVLATVIPMVTYFWYVGFPGK
- a CDS encoding Uma2 family endonuclease; the encoded protein is MQAKLDLVSLPTQDDLPCDDGVPMETQRHKLQLDLLMDGLLLWLEQRDNGYVGGNMFLYFSMAQLRNQDFLGPDFFAVIDVPKGERKSWVVWEQGKAPDVIIELLSESTANQDKTHKKLIYQNQLRIPEYYWFDPFNPDDWAGFSLQNGIYQSLELNQFNQLVSQRLGLALQRWSGIYKGVETIWLRWANLEGEILLTPEEYQKQRADQEQQRADQEQQRAQQSQLYLQQTVINLLQEGMSIEQVARLTGLSLEQINTLS
- a CDS encoding efflux RND transporter permease subunit codes for the protein MNQDSRKPTLRERFNISRLAIQHFRFTILFWIAITIAGLLAFSSLKYALFPEITFPVIVVNAQAPFETVLETQTQLTIPIEQPLKSISGFRDVASTSYPGRAIVNVFFDVGTSLVKSSERVEKALDKLSLPQGTTYEVIAVNLNETGVISYAVVSDHKSLEDLTAIANQKILPKLADLPGVLKANLLGDGSSIDPQDKEENSSPLTQKYPTLVRFNGQEGLAIQVIKESRANTLDVVSQVEKTIGELQPLLPDVTLTLAETQAEYIREATQATIDSLILAIILAVLVIFPFLESFRATFITALAIPISLLATCIIMAIFGFNLETITLLALALVIGIVVDDGIVDVENIARHIDQGETPKQAALKGTEEIGLAVTASTLTIAAVFIPVAFMGGGVGKFFKPFGLTVSAAVLFSLLVARTLSPVLASRWLKPRKQRKQNQNQREFPLISSYQNLLDWSLHHRRIVMVIALISFIIGVALIPLIPKGFIPNLNRGEFNIVYTSPLPKRLLTLDSPQPPTVTPPSGQTGAFDWISQLANSPQTFLLRKTIRVGKEFETILQDIPEIESYYTVAGVQGEPTKGKIYVNLKHDRQLTTDEVKTLVREKLPKLKRVTFSVEDIPFIQTEAEKPLQIAIKGNNLITLKDFAQTLKTRVQDFPRLKDVALSNQDDEGENTYKLERLGGQPVIYLSANLASSKVGLEDAAKEIERAAKPILPPDITLQRWGSSAQSNDVLMTFGRTLALSIILMLVVLIVSFGRILEPIVIILSLPLSIVGAMLGLLITQSDFGVISLIGLIFLVGLLDKNAVLLLDYINQLRQAGKSREEAILETGAVRLRPIMMTTASTILGMLPLALGWGAGAELRQPMAVAIIGGLITSSLLSLIVVPVLYTLLEDGWIKMFKKH
- a CDS encoding PfkB family carbohydrate kinase, translated to MRIALANVIITLGKEGAYLCNEQTTQLIPGYPVEAVDSFAL